Proteins found in one Candidatus Omnitrophota bacterium genomic segment:
- a CDS encoding GIY-YIG nuclease family protein yields the protein MTWYLYILQCQDASLYTGITLNVEQRLAHHAAGRGSQYVRSHGLAKLAHLERHKTKSAALRRELKIKSWPRRKKLALINGHS from the coding sequence ATGACTTGGTACCTCTACATCCTCCAATGCCAAGACGCCTCGCTCTATACGGGGATTACCCTGAATGTTGAGCAGCGTCTGGCACACCATGCCGCCGGCAGAGGATCCCAGTACGTGCGAAGCCATGGGTTGGCCAAGCTGGCACACCTGGAGCGCCACAAGACAAAATCGGCCGCCCTGCGTCGAGAGCTCAAAATCAAATCCTGGCCGCGTCGAAAGAAGCTGGCCCTCATCAACGGCCATTCCTGA